A genomic window from Bdellovibrio sp. SKB1291214 includes:
- a CDS encoding UTP--glucose-1-phosphate uridylyltransferase, with protein sequence MSKVKKAIIPAAGLGTRFLPATKTVPKEMLTIVDAPIILYVVEEAIKAGIEDIVLIAGRQKHAIEDFFDMSYELEDKLEKDGKSKLLERVYKARDSANIISIRQKHAFGLGHAVACGLPIVGKEPFAVLLGDEITMEANGEANVTSQLVRSFEETKTSTISIMKVSDKDVSKYGIAEVEEKTPGFYKVTSLVEKPKPTETTSRWALPGRYVFDNAIMDLLLNAKPSLNGEIQLTDSMKVLCEQKGLYAMTFSADRYDAGDKLGYLQANIELALKNPELGSELKAYILDLAKKL encoded by the coding sequence ATGTCTAAAGTAAAAAAAGCCATAATTCCAGCCGCAGGTCTAGGTACAAGATTTCTTCCCGCAACGAAGACAGTTCCCAAGGAAATGCTTACGATTGTCGACGCTCCAATCATTCTGTACGTGGTTGAAGAGGCGATCAAAGCTGGTATCGAAGATATTGTTTTAATCGCAGGTCGGCAAAAACATGCGATCGAAGATTTTTTTGATATGTCTTACGAACTAGAAGACAAGCTTGAAAAAGACGGAAAATCAAAACTTCTGGAACGAGTTTATAAAGCTCGCGACTCAGCTAACATTATCAGTATTCGCCAGAAACATGCATTTGGCCTGGGACACGCAGTCGCGTGTGGTCTTCCGATCGTTGGAAAAGAACCTTTCGCCGTTCTTTTGGGTGACGAGATTACGATGGAAGCAAACGGGGAAGCTAACGTGACTTCTCAACTCGTCAGATCATTTGAAGAAACTAAAACTTCAACGATCTCGATCATGAAAGTCAGTGATAAGGACGTCTCCAAATACGGTATTGCTGAAGTCGAAGAAAAAACTCCTGGCTTTTACAAAGTGACTTCATTGGTGGAAAAACCAAAACCCACTGAAACCACAAGTCGCTGGGCACTGCCGGGTCGTTACGTCTTTGACAATGCAATCATGGATCTTTTGTTGAATGCGAAGCCGTCTTTGAACGGAGAGATTCAATTGACCGACAGTATGAAAGTTTTGTGCGAACAAAAAGGTCTTTATGCGATGACTTTTAGTGCCGATCGCTACGATGCTGGTGATAAGCTAGGCTATCTGCAAGCGAACATTGAGCTTGCTTTAAAAAATCCAGAATTAGGTTCAGAACTGAAAGCCTATATTTTAGATTTGGCTAAGAAATTATAG
- a CDS encoding M23 family metallopeptidase, producing the protein MNLHLARIMCTIVLVLTSYQSVHAGANNFTAKQIRSGDNLISILRQQGFSAREREKVLGSDLGLRRLFLTLDTRYLVRRDKNEVELKVFDSQTSEAFRILKKNGAIQAGSYNPKFKTTYLRIDGKVHGSILGSILPKINSNWVATRFMDAYAFDIRSPKNLRRGAPFWFTVEKKYEDGLFVKYGEILQTSLEINGEEVHKKFVRSKGGGVFFNDQDLQDKRAFYSPVNYIKIASTFQPNRLHPITRRRVPHLGVDFELPIGDSVLAARKGVVVRYGNNHAAGNYIVLRHSNSIETSYNHLYKIDRRIREGLVVNTGDKIAEVGCTGYCTRAHLHFAIKIKGRMVDPLKYIKSYPQNMHQMLASQVAKN; encoded by the coding sequence ATGAATCTACACCTCGCACGTATAATGTGCACTATCGTTTTAGTGCTCACATCCTATCAATCAGTTCATGCTGGCGCCAACAACTTTACTGCCAAACAAATTAGATCCGGCGATAACCTAATCAGTATTTTGCGCCAACAAGGGTTCTCTGCTCGCGAACGCGAAAAAGTATTGGGATCAGATCTTGGCCTGCGTCGTTTGTTTCTGACACTGGACACTCGTTATTTAGTTCGCAGAGATAAAAACGAAGTTGAACTGAAAGTTTTTGATTCTCAAACGTCCGAAGCATTTCGCATTCTTAAAAAAAATGGCGCGATCCAAGCTGGATCATACAATCCTAAATTTAAAACAACCTATCTGCGTATTGATGGCAAAGTTCATGGCTCGATTTTAGGTTCGATTCTGCCAAAAATTAACAGCAACTGGGTTGCAACTCGTTTTATGGATGCCTATGCATTTGATATCAGATCGCCAAAAAATCTGCGCAGAGGGGCTCCATTCTGGTTCACCGTGGAAAAGAAGTACGAGGACGGGTTGTTCGTTAAATACGGAGAGATTCTGCAGACTTCCCTAGAGATTAATGGCGAGGAAGTTCACAAAAAGTTTGTCCGCTCTAAAGGTGGCGGAGTGTTCTTTAATGATCAGGACCTGCAAGATAAGCGCGCGTTTTACTCTCCCGTTAATTACATCAAGATCGCCAGCACTTTCCAACCGAATCGCTTGCATCCCATTACCAGAAGACGTGTTCCGCATCTAGGTGTGGACTTTGAATTGCCGATCGGGGATTCCGTACTTGCAGCCAGAAAGGGTGTCGTCGTTCGTTATGGCAACAATCACGCGGCTGGAAACTATATCGTTCTTCGCCACTCCAATTCCATCGAAACTTCTTACAATCATTTATATAAAATCGATCGTCGCATTCGTGAAGGTTTGGTTGTAAATACGGGTGATAAAATTGCCGAGGTTGGCTGCACTGGTTATTGCACAAGAGCTCACTTGCACTTCGCCATAAAAATAAAGGGCCGAATGGTCGACCCTTTGAAATATATTAAATCTTATCCGCAAAACATGCATCAGATGCTAGCTTCGCAAGTGGCGAAAAATTAG
- a CDS encoding energy transducer TonB, translating to MSIDNNNEQLNSENQLDLFAYNTSKLDFLPDLEIPPARPPQANKSPRFMTMSAALHIAAAVAVAIMSVPLVNEIKTETITIDLEEPAKVHQVTKGADVEPTMGGEPSPILEKAPVKNIAKELPTKTVEAPTAPTEAPVEAAATAEEPAVVAAPAIEKSEPIAQKVVLPPPTKPAPPKPAAKAVHKAVQSAPAKTNFAAVPMTIDDINSPELDEGEIANQKSQAKLGEDFNQDFDEIDNKHSNKLAAEHSQLNAMADALAADQESSLKSLEDQNQADAAALAESQKNLRNKNAKAIAAAVAAERAAAAAAAREKAQKEAAALAAANEAASGKGGNGLGGDGSGNGEKKGAGAGNNGADKNGTEVAGAATGVRSLDQLKQMPGNPRPQYNEDERLRGDQGKVSFEAYITKDGIPVNFKMKQSTGHRNLDAKTLAALKKWRFYPGQEGWVEMPFSWDLKGGVQEVKGRLRTSVGQLQGGGY from the coding sequence ATGAGTATTGATAACAATAACGAACAATTGAATAGCGAGAATCAGCTCGATTTGTTTGCGTATAATACGTCAAAACTCGATTTTCTTCCTGACTTAGAAATTCCCCCGGCTCGTCCACCCCAAGCAAATAAATCACCTCGCTTTATGACCATGTCAGCAGCCCTGCATATTGCAGCAGCCGTTGCGGTCGCAATCATGAGTGTTCCACTCGTCAACGAAATTAAAACCGAGACAATCACCATTGATTTAGAGGAACCGGCAAAGGTACATCAAGTCACAAAAGGTGCTGACGTCGAACCCACTATGGGTGGCGAACCCTCTCCGATTTTAGAAAAAGCCCCCGTTAAGAATATCGCCAAAGAATTGCCAACTAAAACCGTCGAAGCTCCGACCGCTCCTACTGAAGCGCCGGTGGAGGCAGCTGCGACTGCAGAGGAACCTGCAGTTGTGGCGGCACCAGCCATTGAAAAGTCAGAACCGATTGCGCAAAAGGTGGTTCTTCCACCTCCAACAAAGCCAGCTCCTCCAAAGCCGGCTGCAAAAGCTGTACATAAAGCGGTTCAGTCCGCCCCTGCGAAAACTAATTTTGCGGCTGTGCCCATGACCATTGATGATATTAATTCCCCTGAGTTGGATGAAGGTGAAATCGCGAATCAAAAATCTCAGGCGAAATTGGGCGAAGATTTTAATCAAGACTTTGATGAAATTGATAACAAACATTCCAACAAATTGGCCGCTGAACATTCTCAGTTAAACGCGATGGCCGACGCTTTGGCAGCTGATCAAGAAAGTTCTTTAAAGTCCCTGGAAGATCAAAATCAAGCAGATGCTGCAGCCCTGGCAGAGTCACAAAAAAATCTTCGCAATAAAAACGCGAAAGCTATCGCCGCAGCTGTAGCTGCAGAGCGTGCTGCTGCTGCCGCTGCCGCTCGCGAAAAAGCTCAAAAGGAAGCTGCGGCCCTTGCTGCGGCTAATGAAGCAGCCTCCGGTAAAGGTGGAAACGGACTTGGCGGCGACGGTTCCGGCAATGGTGAAAAAAAAGGTGCTGGTGCCGGTAACAACGGCGCCGATAAAAATGGAACTGAGGTTGCGGGTGCTGCAACAGGGGTCAGAAGCCTTGATCAATTAAAACAAATGCCTGGCAACCCACGTCCTCAATATAATGAAGACGAGCGTCTTCGCGGTGATCAGGGTAAAGTCAGCTTCGAGGCGTATATCACCAAAGACGGTATTCCAGTGAACTTCAAAATGAAGCAATCCACCGGTCACAGAAACTTGGATGCTAAAACTTTGGCAGCGTTGAAAAAGTGGAGATTTTATCCCGGACAAGAAGGATGGGTTGAAATGCCATTTAGTTGGGATTTGAAAGGTGGCGTTCAAGAAGTAAAAGGCCGTCTAAGAACTTCAGTCGGGCAACTGCAAGGTGGAGGCTACTAG
- the nagZ gene encoding beta-N-acetylhexosaminidase, with amino-acid sequence MSIKQIIGQHMFIGIQGHSLTADEKKFIVDNNIGGICLFGRNVADPKQVHDLCAEIQSLRHKQADKAPLFIGIDMEGGRVHRLKPPFTVWPALRKLGDLDAPTVSFHFANRMGQELKAVGINLDFAPSVDVFTNNANTVIGDRSISADPESVAKHASALVRGYIKAEVITCAKHFPGHGNTIVDSHLDLPVENLDRERLESCELIPFKKAFKSRVDMVMTSHIKFPKIDPDWPVTLSEIFVKKMIKEELRYRGLVITDDLGMKAMSAHYGLEEIPVRALQAGCDLLLYCNEFDVPPQAVEAILGAVAQGTLDQAQLENTHKRILELKKLKIPNPEPLAMDEVIKIVGHAEHLKIASAINSGVTPDGLLPE; translated from the coding sequence ATGAGTATTAAGCAAATTATCGGACAACACATGTTCATCGGCATTCAAGGTCATTCCCTAACGGCCGACGAAAAAAAATTCATCGTTGATAATAACATCGGTGGTATCTGCCTGTTTGGCAGAAACGTCGCGGACCCAAAACAAGTTCACGATCTATGCGCTGAAATTCAATCACTTCGCCACAAACAAGCTGATAAAGCTCCCCTGTTCATAGGCATCGATATGGAAGGTGGCCGAGTCCATCGTTTAAAGCCACCATTCACTGTTTGGCCCGCGCTTCGCAAGTTGGGAGATTTAGATGCTCCAACCGTGTCCTTCCACTTTGCAAATCGAATGGGTCAGGAATTAAAGGCTGTCGGAATTAATTTAGATTTCGCACCATCGGTCGACGTATTTACTAATAATGCGAACACAGTGATTGGCGATCGCTCTATCAGCGCTGATCCAGAATCCGTTGCAAAACACGCATCTGCACTTGTCCGTGGTTACATCAAAGCTGAAGTTATCACTTGCGCTAAACATTTCCCGGGGCACGGAAACACTATCGTTGATAGCCATTTGGATTTGCCTGTTGAAAATCTTGATCGCGAACGCCTTGAAAGCTGCGAATTGATTCCCTTTAAGAAAGCTTTCAAGTCGCGCGTCGACATGGTCATGACGTCACATATTAAGTTCCCAAAAATCGATCCAGATTGGCCTGTCACATTGTCAGAAATCTTTGTAAAGAAAATGATCAAAGAAGAACTTCGCTATCGCGGCCTTGTGATCACAGATGACTTGGGGATGAAGGCAATGTCAGCGCATTATGGCTTAGAAGAAATTCCCGTCAGAGCACTCCAAGCAGGTTGCGATTTGCTTTTGTATTGCAACGAGTTCGATGTTCCTCCGCAAGCGGTGGAAGCAATCTTAGGAGCTGTTGCGCAAGGTACATTGGATCAAGCCCAACTTGAAAACACACACAAAAGAATTCTTGAGCTTAAAAAATTGAAGATTCCAAATCCAGAACCATTGGCCATGGATGAAGTAATTAAAATCGTCGGCCACGCGGAACATTTGAAGATCGCTTCTGCGATCAACAGTGGAGTTACGCCTGACGGCTTACTGCCAGAGTAA